Proteins found in one Amblyraja radiata isolate CabotCenter1 chromosome 15, sAmbRad1.1.pri, whole genome shotgun sequence genomic segment:
- the LOC116981488 gene encoding probable G-protein coupled receptor 139 produces the protein MRKDVIAVYLNSSDMMGQKYCNQHFVVIQGNCHFREYNRVNKDVRKRRYQTLHLTRLPFRRKMHAPGNGPVFAIYYSILASFGVPANLVTIVILSLGGCGLSKCITRYLVFMAVTDFLVIINAVILSRLRAIYFPVSLLSVTPGCSLVIVLSWASKDTSSWLTVAFTFDRFIAICCQRRKLRYCRERIANIVVCAICVLGCLKNVPTYFVYEPAYIIDDVPWYCTIKDVYYTSIAWRVSDWFDRIINPFFPFVSIFLLNILTVRHILSASGVRRRLRAQSTGPKQRDPEMESRRKSIILLMAISGSFLLLRLTYVVNFLYVQFTSNNYASGSNSNDPRFILQESGYMLELLSSCTNSCIYAGTQTKFREQLKTAIQSPLKEIRKWVK, from the exons ATgcgtaaagatgtaatagcagtttATTTGAATAGCAGTGACATGatgggtcaaa AATACTGCAATCAACACTTTGTCGTAATCCAGGGTAATTGCCACTTCAGGGAATACAATCGTGTGAATAAAGATGTGCGGAAGCGCCGATATCAGACATTGCATCTCACTAGACTACCGTTCAGAAGAAAAATGCACGCTCCTGGAAATGGGCCGGTGTTTGCAATTTACTATTCTATCCTTGCATCGTTCGGTGTCCCAG CGAACTTAGTAACGATAGTCATCCTGTCCCTCGGAGGatgtggtctctccaaatgcatcactcgctacctggtgttcATGGCAGTGACGGATTTCCTGGTTATTATTAACGCTGTGATATTAAGCCGACTTCGAGCGATATATTTTCCAGTCAGCTTGCTCTCCGTCACTCCGGGTTGCAGTCTCGTTATTGTCCTGAGCTGGGCGTCCAAGGACACGTCCTCTTGGTTGACGGTCGCATTCACATTCGATCGCTtcatcgccatttgttgccagagacGGAAGCTTAGGTATTGCCGCGAGAGAATCGCGAATATTGTTGTGTGCGCAATCTGTGTGTTGGGTTGTTTGAAAAACGTCCCAACCTACTTTGTATACGAGCCTGCCTACATCATTGACGATGTGCCCTGGTACTGCACCATAAAAGATGTATATTATACTTCGATTGCATGGAGGGTTTCTGACTGGTTTGACCGCATTATAAATCCCTTTTTCCCCTTCGTTTCGATTTTCCTGCTCAATATTCTGACGGTCAGGCACATTCTGTCAGCCAGTGGAGTTCGCAGGAGGCTCAGGGCCCAGAGCACTGGTCCCAAACAGAGGGACCCAGAGATGGAGAGCAGGCGAAAGTCCATCATTTTACTCATGGCAATCTCGGGCAGTTTTCTCCTGTTGCGGTTGACATATGTTGTCAATTTTCTATATGTGCAATTTACCAGCAATAACTATGCCAGCGGCTCCAATTCCAATGACCCAAGGTTTATTCTACAGGAGAGCGGATACATGTTGGAGCTTCTCAGTTCCTGCACCAACTCGTGCatttatgcagggacgcagaccaAATTCAGAGAGCAGTTGAAAACTGCGATCCAATCCCCCTTGAAAGAAATTAGGAAATGGGTCAAATAG